A segment of the Coccidioides posadasii str. Silveira chromosome 7, complete sequence genome:
GAAATGACCTTGCACACGCGCAGGGATGTCTTCTTGCTGCGCTGTACACAGGGCAACTCGCTCACCCTTTTGCCAGCCACGGGTGGATTAGTCAAGCAGCTCGAGCCTGTCAAGTTTTGGTTCGAGCGTGAGTAATAGCTTTTCTTCTGTAACCCTTCCGGAGCTTCGAATAACATTTACTGACTCATTGTGTCAAGGCGGAGCTTTGAGGTGATGCCCGATGGCCCACGGAAGGACTTGATCACTTTTGCGTTCTGGACGTGTCTGCAACTTGAAAGGTAAACACCTCCCAgcctttcttcagctaaaGGTCTCTACCTTTTACTCACCGAAACTCCAGTGATATCCTCGCTGAGCTTGACCTCCCTGCCAGTGGCATCAGCCGATTGGAAGGCCGCATGGAGTTTCCCAAGGCAGTCTTCGCCCACTCGATCCCGAATGAGATCGAGGCACCAGATACGCTGATGATGATGTATTACTCGGCCCAGATTCATTTAAGAAAGGTCTTGAATCGTGTGCATACGAATTTGTATAAAACCGAGAGTAAGTTTgttttatatatattatatatatattatatctaAATTTCATAATTCTTATTTTGCGGGCAATTGGAGCTCCAATCGAAAACAAACTAACATACACGTCCGTCTAGAAACAGCCAACGGCGAAAAGAGGACGCGATGGACAACTACGATTCAAGAAGCTTTGAGCGACATGCTGGAATATTGGCGGAGTGGTTTgccaaaagccatgcaatGGGACGACTCAGACCCACCAGCGAGGGATATTAATATAGCTCGGATGCGCGGTAAATACTATGGAGCCAGATACATCATTCATCGACCACTGTTGCATCATGCTCTGCACCCCATGATAGCGAAGACCCACAGCACCGGCCCAGCGGAATCGCCTGCGCCCTCAGTCGTGTCGAGCGCAAATTCGCAAATCTCGCCCGCCCTGGCGCATGTGCAACAAGTTGAAAATATCGATCGCTGGTCCGGGGAGATGCCTCCACCACCCCGGATAACCTCCAGCCAGGATCCTCCGCAACCTCCGTTCGAGAAAGATTTGGATCCTAAACTACATGCTGCTTGCGTAGCGTGCATTGAGGCTGCGATGCATAGCACCGTCGCTTTTGATAATGTTGAAGGACGACCTATCGTGACGAATATTTTTGGAACTGCTCACGCGTAAGTCGTACGTGTCATACCATCAAATTTGGCGACATAACTAACtgttcttttttcccttaaAAGGCAATTCGGAAATATTCTCGTCCTTGCCGCAACGTATACATCTCGACTTTCAAATTTGTCGATCGAAAGAGACTCGGCGAACTCATCGATCGGACAAtcaaatttcttcttcatagCAGACACATATCTCCCAGTCTCCGGAAAGACGCAGAGATCCTCACTCAGATCCGCCAGAAGCTCTTCGAACAACACGGCGTCAACAACACCAGCTTTTCATCTAGTGACGGATGAACTATGAACTCATCTTCATTTATCCTTTCTATACTTACCAGTGAACCCCCCctggagaatctctatttGTCCTTTTCCcgtttgttttttttttccccttgctatttttattttgttcGAAGCGTGGCATGCTTTGTATATACTGGCTTCCTCCTCTATCGTCCTGCATATGATACTCACTTGGTCATGCTAGCACCCCTCCAGATGGTAATTTGCATGGGCGGCAATTTGTGAAATTTTCAGAAACCTTTTCTCCATTGAGCCTTGATTTTCTCTTATGCAGAGGCTTTCCATGGCGGCTTTCTTGTTAATTTaatctcctttttcttgttgGTTGTTAGCTTGTGTGGGAGGAAGGGGAGGTTTACTACTCTGGCCCCTTCGATCTATTTTGCATGTATCAAAGCAATGAacttttcccttcttttttttttagtatGTTTTTCATTCCATTTTCGTTTCTTGTTTCCTTCCTGGGCTTTGCTGTTGGAATTCCCCCAAAGCCCCCAGGAGATAAAACATGGACATAGGCGCCCTGtcgcttttttttttaatttggtTTGATATATGGACATATATATACACACATATACActacctttctttttcttttttttttttttttttttttttttaatctctGTCTGATTACTTCTTTTTGGAAGTATTTTGATTCCCTTTGGATCTTCAAAGGATTAGCGAGAAGATTTGGGTGTTTTTAAACAGGCCATGTTTAGTTCAAGTCCTGAATTGCATGCCTGAGAGGCTGTTATTGAAGGTAACACATGGAACTGACCCTGTGCATCCCCGTGTGGCTTGGTTCAACAGCTCTGTGTGAGGAGAATTTATGGGGCGAGGACGGAGTATTTGTTTATGGGAAAGTTGCCCAGAGGTACGCAGTACACAATGTATTCACTGGATGATCAATCTCTGCTGCAGTGGTATTTAGATTTTCAACAAAAGCACCAAACCAATTTTAACAGATAATGAAAGCAGCCCATTTTGTAGTGTTTCgcccgaaaaaaaaaaaaaaaaggcataaGCTCCCTATTATTTCTAGTCCAACCCCTCACCAATTTAGTCCACATGTAAAATCTTCACGTAGTTTGAAATTTTAATCTCAACGTATTAGAAATCAATAAATTCCTCTCAAAGTGGATTTAAATCGTGAAGTTAATATTTCTCTTGCTATTGAAGCTCTTGAATCTAGTCAAATTAAATCAGAACGAGCCGCCGCGGCCGTGTATGGCATTCCTCGAAGTACGATCCGCAGTCGAAGAGCAGGACACACAAATCATCAAAAAAAGAGCATCAACGTTCCTGAACAAGAGCAAATTCTAGTTGAATGGATAATGGAGCAGGACCTTCAAGGGTTTCTCTCTCACCCCCGGAGTCCATGGACTGTCAAGCCGAATCCTTCGAATGAACAATATAACAATCCACCGGGTAAAGATTGGGTTAAGAAATTCCTGAAAAAGAAATCTCCGGATATCTTCGGTTGTTGGGAGGCGAATAGAGTCCAAAGAACCCGAGAATACTGAGTGCTCAGCCTGATTTAATACAACAAGTCTCTGACTTTCTTTAGCAAGTGATTTGAATCTGCGATGATTTCTACGTGTGGACCAAATTGCACCGGAAATAGGGTACCGAACTTTATCGCaatattattatttagaCCCTTCTTTGTAACCGCTATGCATGCATGTATGGATGTACAGCACATGTACGAGGTACCTACCTACAACAATCAATATAACATGCTTCTCCCAGAGCATATCAGATATTAATAGTTAATGCATATAAACATTCAGTTTTGGAAAACTACGAGCTATTTAGATGAAAGCCACTCCGTTGCTTGACGACAAACTCGTGGGGCCACGGTTTCTCGAGCCCGCTCGATCTCTATCATCATGGTCTTCGAGAATTTCCTCTTCTACACTGTCCATGTCAGAAGAGATGGACGGCGGAGCGGAGGGAATGGAACGAGGATCAGGCGGCAGTGGAGGAATTGAAATGTTCGGGTTTGTAGTGTAAACATTTGTGGAGGGTCAAAGAGGGATGTTCCATCGGATCGGGTAGTTTCGACGGGTATCGGTGGTAGATCTCGGCCTTGGACGAGTGGTCGCTGGTAGGAGGCGGGCGGGTGAGCGACGTTATCAGTTCCAGCCGTTAAGGAGCGTTCATTGTCCGGATTATGGAGGACGCGTAGTTCAGATATTCCGGCGGGGTTATCTTGGTCTGTAGCTGAGAAAGGATCGGGTGCGGAGGTACGCACGACATTATACAGATGATCGTCTCCTTTAACATATGATGGAATACGGTCGGATGAACGGTgatattctgaagatgacgacgacgacgtaGACGAGGAGCGGCGCGATCGGCTAGGATAGGACATACTACTTTCACCAAACGGCTTCTCATTCATTGATTCAAGGATGGATGGTGTTGGCGATGGGGTACGACTCCGATCATGACGGATCTCCGTGTCCATGGCCCCATCTCTGACAAGTCCAAGTACTTCTTCTTCGGTTGCGTTTTTGTAACTCGTCGCTGCTGTGGAGGCTGACGGTGGGCCCTGAAATTCGAAAACCCAAGAAATCTGTTGTCTCGGCTAGGAGACATTTCGCTGGAGATATCAGCACGAGCGGAAGACCCTTCGCGGTGGAAAAGTCTCTGGAAAGAGAATTGGCGATGTGCTGGCGGGGTGGGTGGCGATCTGCTCCTTTGTCTCTGAGGGCTATCATCGATGGTCTTCACGTCATCCGCAAACCTGACAGATCCTACAGTGCCGCTTCGCATTCGCTTTTGACTCTCGTACTGGAATGGTTCTAAAAGAGTAGTGGCAGGGTAATTTTGACTTCGGTGTATCTATGCTGACCATCGACGTTCTTCCGGGAACGGTCGTGAATCGATTCTAATTCGATAGAGCACATTCGAGTTTCGGTGCTTTGCGAATCCTCGCTCGGCTTCCTCGAAGAGCGACCGCTTGATGTGCGGCTCCGAAAACTGTCCAGAAAACCACCTCCCAGTTCTTGATTTGGGCTCTGAATCTTCGTCGTCTTCTGGAAATCGCGACATCCCCAGAGGTGGACGAGGCGTTTTTGTCCGCCGCGGTGTGGCAGTTGGTCCGGCACTGAGAAcggttcttcttcttctgaggCCATCCCATTCAAttatttcattttctccaGGTGACCATGACTCATCGAGCTTCCGTTCGCTTTGATATCGCAGTGCTTCATCCCTTTCCATCTTCTGTCTCGGTGTTGATATGCGGCGGATAATCGCAGCAGTACCTCGAATAGCATCTGCTTTCGGCTCTGACTCGGG
Coding sequences within it:
- a CDS encoding uncharacterized protein (EggNog:ENOG410PIYM~COG:S); the protein is MNEKPFGESSMSYPSRSRRSSSTSSSSSSEYHRSSDRIPSYVKGDDHLYNVVRTSAPDPFSATDQDNPAGISELRVLHNPDNERSLTAGTDNVAHPPASYQRPLVQGRDLPPIPVETTRSDGTSLFDPPQMFTLQTRTFQFLHCRLILVPFPPLRRPSLLTWTV
- a CDS encoding uncharacterized protein (EggNog:ENOG410PIYM~COG:S~TransMembrane:3 (o24-42i69-89o95-121i)); this encodes MNAPQQSSVSNIQDMKRYVIRPVFLTYAGVIIVGCTVVAIWAGPRYGKEACLGAAIIAQISGQQQFKEWFLYVLLGFVIITLLTEIIYLNKALNVFNAALVTPTYYVIFTSATIITSAVLFQGFKGSPISITTVVMGFLQICDLDQVREVAEQEQPESEPKADAIRGTAAIIRRISTPRQKMERDEALRYQSERKLDESWSPGENEIIEWDGLRRRRTVLSAGPTATPRRTKTPRPPLGMSRFPEDDEDSEPKSRTGRWFSGQFSEPHIKRSLFEEAERGFAKHRNSNVLYRIRIDSRPFPEERRWSA